GGTCATCCGGTCTGCTCTTTGTGTTCCCTCAGTCAACACATATATTTATCTATCGATTTGGCGTCTTAAACTCTCCCCTCCCTATacgcttttatttttctcggcTTATTTTCTGATCTCTCGAATTTCCTGTTGCCCAGCTCGAGTTCTATTACGATATTTACTGCACATAGAAATATAGTCGTGTATAATATATAGATCTATAGGGACTATATatctatatagaagtaaatagaACCACAAGACTGTTCTTGGAAGTCGTTCGTCGTTGGGGactaggaaaagaaaaaaggaagaagatgCAGAGATCCACTTTGACGTTTAGTATGGGGCTGTCCTCTCTTTCTAATATTGGCTTCATTTTTAGTTCACTTCACTAGCCAGCAGTCTATCTTTTATACTCACTCTAAATATTATAAACACAAAAGTTACTGGTATACCTTTTTTGCACATATGAGCTTATAGAAATGAGCTTTCTATTTATCAGGAGGCACAACCTTTTTACtgcaaactattttttttaccgaTTCCAGCAACACTCGaacattcccccccccccctctgtttttattcttcttttaaacATCCGTTAAGTGGAAATGCACTTAAACTGTCTGTTAAAACGCACTCTTggcccttttttaaaattcacgTGACATTCATCTTTTCAATCTGTTCTGTCTTTTCTCCTGTTAGCTCAGACTTAATATTTCGTTTTGCGCGCAGCTCCGTTACACAGCGGCTGACTACACGAAAGTAGATCTAATGGTAATACGGCATctataagaagaaaaagaagaacgaaaGGAGATGGCCGGATCGGCAAAAGCGATGGGAGACAAAAGAACGCAAGAGAAAAAAGTCTCTGATTGTTTCTGAGCCCTCGGGACGACAATCGGGGCAACTcgaaacccccaaaaaaaaaaaaaattgaaaatagaaaaaaaaaaaaaaagtgggtgtGTACACGTATACACACAGCTGGCAGCGGTGGGGAGCCCTTTCTGCACTCAATAGTGTAGTGGTGGCGGCCGCAAAGGCAGCCAACGCCGATTGAACGGTCGATAACGGCGGATGGCGCGCTGCTATAGAGAGAGACTCGAAATAAGATTGTGTCGAGAAGGGGTGGGTATGGGGAGATCATCGATCGCACACCCAGCTGCTTGTTATTCCTCACACTATAGATTTGGGTATAGTCAAGCTTTCCAGCACCCATCGACCTGCCCCTGTATATATTGTCTGTTCATAACGCGGTGGGATATTTATcagagaaacaacaaaaaaacaaaaatgtgacATGTTACACCGAAGATTTCGAAAATGACACGCGCTAACAAaatttaacaaacaaaaaaatgtgtcgtTCATGCCGGTGAGAAAGGCGGAAGTAGAAATCCAGTGGGTTCAAAATAGGCCACAACGTACACATGTGAGACCGTGAAGAAGACAAAACGTTTCGCAATCTCTGGTGCGATAAATATTATAGATAACAAGATTGGCCGCACGAATTACGTGAATTAAGATAGCGGCTAATGTTTACGGGTGTAGCTATACGTGCCGAATGATTATTACAATGCCGAGTcgttaacaaaagaaattgtagtCGTCATGGCACGGTCATAGATTGATAGCCACACAACAATCTGTATATATAGTAAACTTGAATAGATTACACACACACTCAGACACACAGGGAAGGCCTAACTTACCCGTAACGCTAAGTAGAGACATAGCTAATGCGACGAGACCGATGGTTCTGACTAGTTCCAGGACGTGGGTTCGCCATGGACACGTCTAATTTCGctaaagtttttgtttttgtttcgttcttGTGCCCTTGTATTATTAGTTCCGGACAGTATAATACGTTTGTTTGCACTATCCACTCTTCTTGTTGTTTGTCGAACGTTGTTGTCTATTCTTTTTCCATTCTCGTTATGATATAAAGACGTTCGATGTACAACATAAAAAGATACTCCACATCAGCTGTAGACACGGACGATAGCGTGTGTCGTACAAGACCTATACGCACCAGCAACGTTGGAAGATTTCCTATTTTTCTGTCATAgattttttagatttctttcACAATTTTCGTTGCCAATTGCTATGCAACTTGACGATCACGCAAAAAGGCCCGGGACTATTGCAAACGACGTCCGTCGCCGTCGCATACATAGACTGATTGGTTGGGACAGAAGGGTTCTTTCTATTATGCCACCACCATGGAGCACTGGCCaaccatttttgaaaaaaaaaaaaggtgttttcCTCTGCGTGTCCCGATGTCACCCTCCTTTTTGAACTATTGGATAGCTCCTGTGGGAACTCGTCGTCATAGGAGGCGAAGTATAATAAgcgaaagaaaggaagaacgAGAATAGACCAGCTGCGAAACGATTCGAGTTTTGACTATTACAAAAAAACGGGGATGACTAACGATCGAACGTCTGTGTTGACACTTTTTCCCATGTGTGGAAACCCTACGTTGAACACAGTTGTGAGCGGATGCGTCTGTTTTGTGACCAATAGGAGCTAGCCACTCGCTCCTTGAACAGACCCGAAATTGTTGGGGGCCAACCTTTCCAGAACAAATGGCGAATGCAGTGGAGAAAAAGGGAATGTTATTGTCCTGTCATCTAGTGTCAAAAGCTTATCTGACCCAGAGATAGTTAACGCAAgtctaatttttctttttttctctctctatctTCTCTTCCACTAACACagacacacaacacacacactctCGCTCTCGCAGACACACTGGCGCACTGTAGCAATCTAACAGCAAGAGTCAGGGTCTGGCTTGACGTAGTGCGCGATCGGTTGCAGCGATGCCGCTTTTCACTTTATATCTCCGGCCGatatgtgttttgtttgtttttttcggttcGCACCGTGTGCCGATCATCAATGTTGTGGTTGTATCCAACTCGGCTTTGGATCTTATAAGCGATTTCCCCAAGATCCTTTGCCGTCCGATTGTGATGGTCGGCGCCTGCTTGGCTCCTCCTCCAGATGAAGAACAATCAAACGGCGGACGGCTTTTCTTGGCTGCGTGATGGCAAAacgacaagaaagaaaagccaGAAATCGTGTGCTGCTACATTTAAAGTAGAACTTGTTCAAGTGAGCAGAACAAGAGCCACTCGTTTGGATTTATTTCTCTGGCTCGACGATTGCTTCAAGGTTGGATCACTTGCATATCCTACTGTGTTCTTCCGCCTCCAATGCTCTTTTGCTTCCTGCTTCAGACCTCCTCTTTATCGACCACTGTGTTGTGTGTCGTCAGAAACTGACAGCTCGTTTCATGGACTAGCATATCGAACCGGTAGTCGACCATCATTCGCGCCGCGCTTCAATCCACTGTGGTCTTCCTGCGCCCTTCTTAATGTGTCCCGCGTGTTGCCCCGCTTCTACTTGGTCCGCGCCATTTTCACATCCAGACCGCCAGCGATCGCCATCTATGGACGGCTACATTCAACCGAAAAGGAAGGGATCACGTACCGAAGAAAATCACACACGAAAGCAGCGATACCGAAAGACTTTCACGTTCACGCTGCTGACGATGGAACTCGATCGGCAACCAATCGTGTTGTGTCGATGAACGTTGCCGATAAATAACTAACGTAAGCAGTAGGCTCATCGGCGTCGAAGATGTGGCACTCTTCAAGTTGGCCACGGGTTAACGTAAAGTGGACGAAGAGCAGCGATGGCTTGCACGGTATAAATCACGAACTGTTTCACGCCATTTCGGATGGGTCTTCCGGAAATTGACTTGCTTTAATTGTAACACGAATAACTTTGGctaaataatttcttttgatGCAACGTTCTCCTTCCGGCAGGCGATCATCGATGCTTGGACTGACAACAACGATGATGGCGATGGTAACGTGAACTTCCTATTACAGCTGTGGAAACAGTTTAAGACGCCTTCTGGTGGTCGACGTCGATGAAGCTGTTCAAAAAGGCCAACAAGCGGCGCCGTCGTCGTCGACTGCCACATCCACGACACAACAAAAGGTTCTACCGTAAATCAAATCCTGTTCTACCCCAATTTTTTAACTCGACTCTTCTTCTTAAATAAAGACATACTATGACATCGTTCTAATAAACAGTTTTGATTCcccctatttatttttttttagaagatAAAACCCCGGATTGTTTGACCTGTCAATTCGTATCATTCAATGAGCGCAATAGAAATGCCATAGGCTACTCTATAAAGTTTCACTCGGGACCCATAGAGTGCCTAGAGATACCCAAAAGGAaagttatatatataaatgtatGTATACCATTTATTGATTGGCGAATGGGGCGAGTTGGGAGTGAGGAACAGTGAAGAGTTGGGCTTGGAAGGGGGAGGAGACTGGGTGAGCCTATAGCTGACACGCAACGCGCATGGGATATGTGTACGTAAAGCAGCTCACGCAATTGTCGACTATACTCACTGTCTACATATACTCAGCTGATGACGTCAGGAATATTTCCGTCTGAAAGACTATATCCGAATGGCTTTTGTGTCCGGTTCTCTGGCACACAGCTATACGCTCGTTTTCCTTATTGCACAAAcctttgaacaaaaaaatcggATAGATTTTCAGTTGTGCCAACGTCGACACTGACACGCGAATCGCCAAACTCACTCGCAATCTttcagtgtgtgtgtgtttttttttaaatatattttggtttgattgtttttgttcgTTGGATTAGATTGAGCTTTATTGTCGATATCGGATCGAGGAGTAGTATGCAGTCTGTAACTGGTCATGTTTCTACgctaaataattcaaaaaaaaaaaaaaatcaaataaacacAACTGACGTTGTCTgcaatcttttaaaaaaattcaattcacAATCTCGACGCAGCATGAATAAACGATACAAAAAAGAATGAGtttagttgtttgtttttttgcgatTGGCAGAGGAATGAAATGGGAAATGGTAGGAGCTATTATTTCTTTATTAGTAGCCTGTCGAAGTCACGATTTCACGATTCACAAAGTGTTTTGGTTTTCGAGCGTGCGCGAAAACGAATGCGCTCGATTTTCAAGTACTTAGGGCAGCCGCAAGAAGTTTGGGACAGTTGCCGCTTAGAATGTCAGGAGTTTTAGTCAACTGCACTCTGTGATCAAGGAGAACACACAAGAGTTTTTAATCCAAATAAGGGATTTGTTGTCGAGGCTGCGATCCTCTCGACTCCGAAAGGTAATTGGTCTTcgatttttttatgttatgtCTTAGTTTATTTCCATTTCTATGTCTTTGGAACCTCAACTTCAACACTCTCCCATCACTGTTCTAAGTAATGTTATCTACAAACTGGCTGTGGTCTGTTATTGATAAATCAATACCGGCATTTTAAACTCTACGCCTCAGATGCAACTGCTTTTCCCTAATCTCAgtgaaattctttttcatcttAACTCTTGTTTGTGCCCACTGCCGGACTGCTCTCGAGGAACTGGAATAGGGGACTCTACGGTCTATTTGCTAAGAGTGTCATGACTTACATAACCCTTACACGCAGGTACATTAAAGATATTTCAGCACCAAACTCTTGGATGCTAAAATGCCCTAAAAATTCAGTGACTAGACAAAGATTACTGTAATCCACTCCCAGCACGTTTTGTGTGCCCGAGTCAGACCTGCTGACTTGGGCTCAATTGAGACACACCCCAAGTGACAATGCAGTCTGCTCTCCTTTTTCACGTCCGCAACTCGGTGTAATTGCCAATCTCATTTTAGCCACCAACAAATTGGCGTCAAGGATCAAGATGGGAAATGTCTGTGGGCGATCCCTGTGGATCAAGGCGGGCAGAATAGAGATGGTGTCAGCGAAAACAGACAGGGCCTAAGACATTTGTTGCAGATTAAGATCGCGAGTGATTGGGATTTTGGGCACAGGGCCGACGTCCTAGTGCTTTTAAGACACTCTGGTCACCGAGCTactccctttttgttttgttttttctctcttttttcggTTCTTGTTTGGTAAAACTTGCTCCGAGCGAGTGTGTACTTTATAAAGCATTTTGTCGTCCTCTGTCGTCGTGTCGCTTTTCATGTGTGTTTGCTCCAAGGCTTCATCGAATTCCCCCCCTCCGGAAGTAGTTATCGATCGGTTTTTCGTGCTCTTGCTAACGAATTTAATCCTGATGCCACCGCCGTTGATATTATCCCAAGTCTCGATACTTTTCTTTATGTTTTGTTCTTGTGGCCATCTGGAGCCTGTAACTTTTTACTTTAAAGCCTCAGCCACCATGGACGGTGGTATAGAACGCTAAAATGGAtggataaaaaaacaaacaccgTCGTAAACTTTGGCGTCTTGAAATctgatccccccccccttcttttccctctccttttattattattattatttaaaaaaacaaaaaacagtccTAAAGTGGGGGGGAAATATCGCGTGAATGTTTTGGATTCTAAACTTTTGAGGAGTTTTGATATTCCCCTGTGCAGCTTTGCGTGGTATTCACGTTTCACTTGCGACGTCAAAAGGGTAGGAAGTCTGCggttttaaacatttttcccCAGGTGAAAGAGGTTTTTAAATTCAGGAATGGCTCGttctgaaaaatttttttttttccatacatGTAGAACGTCCGCATTTGCGAAAGGGTGGGGTGATGTAGACCTACCTATCGGCGGGGGCTCCATCTAGATCCATTTTCATAACTTTTAACCATATGGTGAGGTTCTGCTCGTAACTCCACGGGGAGGGGATCACGGGAGTCATGTATCCGGCCACTGATGGAGACAAACTCCATGTGATCTTGTTGTGTTGGCTATATTTATCGTCGTAAGGGTCTTGTCGTAAATTTTCCGTGATGACGCCGGACTTTAGTGGGACAACAACctcatgaaaaaaacaaaaatgtagagcagaaaatggaagagaaatttgtttaaaaaaaaaaggggggtggggTTTACGGACATATTTTTAGCATCCGTACAGGTGTACAGCTCATTGTTTGGGTAATTGTCAATAGCGGCCCATGATTGATCTCTCCTTTCGATTGGTGTAAAGACCATCCACTAAAGAATAGAAAATTGAATTCAAAGAATGGCGaaacaaaatgcaattaaTGTACGAACAAAAGGCTTCTGTTCGTTGATACACAAAGATTTAGCCAACCgtcataataaaaaaaataataatatgttGCTGAACACAACAACTTCGGTccgttccacattttttttttattacgacTGGCGGCCATCTCAGCCAGATTGAATTCctttgacattttttaaaggctGCCCCtctattaaaaacaaaaagaactgaaaaaaatgtgtgttgctatttttgtttttattgttcaaCGCGTCGTCTTTCGCTTGTTTGTTAGCTGGTTTCATATTAACCAAggatgacaccatccggccgGAAGGCCagttttttctccccccctccTTGTCTTTGATGACCACTATCGAAGACATGGACTCTCATCCCCTACCAAGTGCTGGAGATGCGCCGGCCTTACACAGATcgtataaatatacattacAGTTTGAAGACCCCtccctatatatatatatatatattttttttaaaggttgaAAGCCTGACGAAACGGCCGATCCGCTGGTGTGCGCGATGATGCGAGCAtcgaaaataataataataatggaccggggaaagagaaaaaagaggggcGGGTTGGATGTCCGCGCCGGCTGTGGTAGACGTGGAAGAGCGACAAGGAAATGATCGTTGCCATAGAAACTAGCCAAGAAGTCCAATGTGGCCCAAGCAGATGCGATCCGTCATTCGTTTCCGTCTTGTCTTTCCCTCGGCTTGcactcgtttttgtttttgatttaaaccaAATTTTGCTATGGCACCTCGGACGTGTTTGACCATTGCCCGGACACGCCAGCCGTTCGTTCTCTGTGCCGGCCCGTTTCTTATTCTACCCCACTGGTGCACGCGTCTCGGCATGTTCGCCTGCTAATGACCAGATCGGTTCCAATAGCGCACCTCCTACCCCCCACCGAGTCAAAAAGGTATACAGTTCGAAATGGAGAGCAAAGGCGCAGATGATATGGAAAGGtagaaggagagagaaagagctGCACACAAAAGATTTGGAACGAGGCCAGCAGACGGCGAAAGGTTTTTAGTGGCGGCCAAGCGAACGGAACGGGGTTGCTGGACCGGTTACTTGAAACTACTGGCGGGGGGATCGTTAGGGAGTGCCGTTAAGGATCGATAGAGGGCAGTCTTTGCTACACAACAAgtatccctttttttattttttacatacATATAGTTTTATTctcctctttttattttatttttttgttggaaaTCGATCGGACTTTTGGTGCGGCTTGGCCCGGCTTCTTAAGCGCTTGCGCCAATGTCTCCCCTCACCTCCCCCATTTTCTCTCCCTTCTCTTCACGATCCTTCTTGCTCTCCCCCCCCCGTTGTTCGTtcccccctcttctttttttttcctttcccgGCCTTCGCAAGGGAAGACATTTATACGGGGATTGAGTCGAACCGAGACGGCCAAAGTGGTTGCAGCTGTCTGGCATTGACGGTCGTCTTGGTCGTCGATGTTGATAGATGGTTGTTTGCTACAACATTTTGCTCGTTGCGAAGAGACGAGAATCCGATTCTCTTTTTTACGTGTCACTCTCCTTCTCGTTAAGTGTGCAGggtttctgtttgttttcattctctCCTCGAGGTGAGTGGAAAacgtaattttttgtttgtttcaaaacTTGTCTGTTCTCGTTATGCCATTCAAATGTGGATCGCAATTGAGTTTCTTCTAGTGCAAACTCGTGACGCAACAAACCTTGCCCTTTCAAAATCGTTATTGTTATATATTCACTTGTGCCTCTCACATCTGCCCTTTAATTATTCCGACACAGGACTCGCACTGTCGATTCGTTGAAAACTCGAACCCTTTGTTGAGAATAGAATTCCATTCCTTCCGTCAAAACCGGAGCAAAATTGAGATTTTCACATGAGAAATTGCCGCAGTGgccatgttgttttttttctcctttcttcttcctcaCTTCCTTCCTGAATAATGAAGAGTTAAatccaaaataaaataaatacttgACCGCGTAGGAACCGTTGCTAGGTGACCTACTGCAcctttttccccatttttgtttgtctctTTTCTTATTTGCACCAATTCCTCCcgtattttgttgttgttgcttagtCACGGGTCGCAGTAGCGTGTCGTAGATTTGGCACTTTTGTCGCACAATTGCCAGATGCGGGGGATTCAAAAGGGGCCGGTTCAGCTAAAACACAAAAGGTCTGTAAGGATCGGAGTTTTTTCCTCCAGTTCACTACAGACACGATAGGCATCTGCGTGACAATGGGATCTCGTTAATGAATCCTCGTCTCTCCAACTTTGCTGCGAATTTGATGTTGATATTATTATCTACATCTCATCCTTGCTTGACAAAGACGTCGTCTGCTTTTTTAAAGGATGtattgttgtgtgtgtgtgtgtggagagATGGTGTCATCCAGCCTTTCCGCGTTTGAACACGTAAGCAGATGCTCCCAGATGTGGAAGCGATTCTGAACGACCCGCCTCTGTCTTTGAAAACTTGGGACTCTCGGCAGTCCCCTACATTATAGAGTAGCCCCTCCCGAAATGTCAAAAGTTATTAACGCCGCATCCTCCgcacaataaaaaatgtgaTCTTTTCATATTGTTCTCGGGAAAGCTTACcttctcttctctttccatttttttgaTTGCAAATGTGTGAACGTCCAGCCACTCTGGATAACTTGTGATTTGAACTGTTGAGCGCGTCAGTGTGCGATCGTTGTCTCAACTGTGCAACCGACAATTAACCAACAATAAACAAGGAAGCAAAGAGAGCCCAAGAGAGCGGCCGCAAACTGGGCGAATTGGCGTGCCATGTGCCACTTGGATCGACCATGGCCGCCGACCATCACATCCAGCAGCATCAAGCCCATCAGCATCACTCGTCGCAACAGCCAACAACGCCATCGACAACGACAATAACACGCGAAGACAGTTTGGAGCGCCTGTTCCCTCGTTGTCGTCTGCGATCGCCGCCCGTCGACACGGCCGTCCTCATCGATTTGAGCGATGACAACGTGGTCCAAACGAGCGCTGCCCTTCCTTTGCATTCGTTCGGCCGACCGACGCCCATGACTCATGCGGATGGCGGTCAGTCTGACAGCGACGCGTCGCCGATCCGTCGGCCGCCTTCGCTCAAATTGAACATCGCAGCCGGACAgccacagcagcagcagctgttGCAACAGCGCCGTTATTGCCCGTCGGTCAAGTACAGGACGGAGAGTGCGGAATTGCGGCGATCGAAATTCCTGCGCCGGCCGCGCACCTTGGATCACAACACGTGGAGCCTCTACGGCGACGTCTACGCCGGAGGCTACGAGCCCAGCTCGGACTCGGAGGACAACGACGGCGATCATTTCGGTTTCCCGTCCGGCGGTAAATCTGGCAACGTGGCACCGGCCCCTTCGTCGTCGAGCTCGTCGTCCAGCTTGAGGAAGTCGAATCCGTCGGCGTCTGCGGCTGTGCGGACCAGCGCCTCCGAGTCGCACATCGTCGGCCATTGGAAGAAAGGAGGTCACAATGGCCACCACGCCGAGGCGGCCGGCCATCAGCGGCATCCGCGTCGTCGCGGCGTCAAAGAAATTTACGACTTGACACCTACGCTGTCTGCCGGATCGGCTTCCGGTGGCGGTGGCGGTGCAAGTGGCTCGAGCGTCCAGCTCGACCCCACGCGAATGGAAATCGCCGGCGGCCGAGAGATTGTGTCGCTTTCGAGAAGCCGGACGCGAGGATCGCAGCGGAAACAGCACCGGGTTCAATCGATGGTCGATCCGGCGCCCGTGGATAGCCCTcctaacaacaacaacaacagcaacaataacaacaacaatagtACGCCGTCGTCGAGCAGCAACCGGAGCATGAACCGCTACAGCGGCGAGGTTTATTACGAGGAGAGCGTGGGCCGTTACGGCTTCCACGTCGGCGGAGGCAACACGCTGTGGGGTAGTCAAGGGCTGGAGCCGAGCTTCAGCATTGCCAGCCATTTGAATGAGAAACAATATCCTTCCTCCGGCAACGCTGCAGCCGCCGGAATGGCTGACGGCACTGCGGCCAAGTCGGAGCAGACGTGCGCCCAGCACCACGGCCTCAAACGGCCGCTCTCTTGGGCCGGAGATGATCCGGTGACGGATCGTCAAATGGCGGAACAGCATCCGCAACGAGAAGCTCGAGAGCTGGCCAGCGCGTCGAGTCCGGATCGCCAAGGGCAGTCGTCTGATGGCGAGGCGAAGCCTTCGGCCACGCTGCCCAACGGCCCGTCGACCGCAATCGAAGATGCGGCCGGTACTCAAATGCAGGCCGTTCACGGCTACTTGACTGATTTCTATCCGGAAGTGGTGGCGGCCGAGCTGAACAGCGCCGATCCATCATCGCCGAGCCCTTTGAATCTTGACAACTACCTGTCGGAACAGTTGAACCAGTTTGCCCAGCAAAAATCCATCAGGCGGGAGGCCAGCGAAGCGGAAGAAGCGTCGCAGCTGCTGCTATCGCAATCGCCACCCGCTCAGCAGCAGCTGACTGTCGCCACTGTCATTGGCGGATTGACTATCGCCCAGTATGAAGGATCACCTCGTCGCTATGGCGTGCGAGCTCATCCGGCGGCGATGCCCGTTGCGCCCGTCAATGCCAACGGACAGGATGAATATTCGGATGAATGCGGCAGAGCCGCAAACGGACCGATCGCGGGCTTGCCTCAGGCGCGACCTTTAGTTCCAGGATTTCCCAGGCGAATCACGAGCAGTCCCAATCCGGCCCATCCGCAGGCGACGTTCAGCCCGTCGGCTACCAGGCAGACGTTGGTGGATTTGGCCGCCGGGCCGGCGGCCACGTCCACGCCCGTCGCTGCTACGCCGGAAGCTTTGTCAGCCAATCATCTGTCGTGGCACCTGGAAGACGTCGACGACAGGAGCATCCGCTCATCCGGCGGGCAGGATCAGCACGCGGACGCCATTTCCCTCAACGCGGAGACGGACCTGGGCGAAACGGAGGTCGGACTGCAGATGGGCAAGAGCCGCAATTTCACGCTGTCCCCCGAAACGACCGATTACGACGATTCCGAGCTGGACATTTACAACGGCGCCGAACTGTCCGTCTGTCCGGACATTCCCGCCCTGAACGGAACCCAAACGTCCGCATCGTGTCACGTGGAATCGTTCGACGGCGTGGCTGTAGGCGCCGAAACGGCGGGCCGTCGGCGGAACAGCAGCAAAAGCCAGAACGGACTGAAAGGCCAGTTCAGTAGCATGCCCATCTTGGAGGACGGCCTGTCGTCGGGCCGCAGCAGCGCCGCCAGCGGCCATGAAGACATCAGCGTCGCTAGTAGCGCCAGCATCACCAGCGCTAGCGACACGGAAGAGGACGCCGTAACGGATCGCATCCCGCTCATGTCGGATCGCCGGATGAAACAGTTGTCTGCCCAGCAGCAACATGCATTGCATCCGGCCAATAATGGATGCCGTAATCTGGCGGGTGCCAGCCCGCTCCAATCATCGATCACGGGCCTTTCTGGTGCTCGTTCCACCAAGAATTCTTGctcgtcttcgtcttcttcgacCACGGCGGCGGCTGCTggtcatcaacaacaacaacaaccgcaAGCGATGTGGTCGAAGAAGTTGTCGTCTGCTCTCTCGGATTGCGACCATCACAATCATCAAGAGGCCGGCATAATCCAGGGTTCGTTTCGTAAGTCGTTC
This genomic interval from Daphnia magna isolate NIES linkage group LG8, ASM2063170v1.1, whole genome shotgun sequence contains the following:
- the LOC123475496 gene encoding serine-rich adhesin for platelets-like isoform X4, whose product is MAADHHIQQHQAHQHHSSQQPTTPSTTTITREDSLERLFPRCRLRSPPVDTAVLIDLSDDNVVQTSAALPLHSFGRPTPMTHADGGQSDSDASPIRRPPSLKLNIAAGQPQQQQLLQQRRYCPSVKYRTESAELRRSKFLRRPRTLDHNTWSLYGDVYAGGYEPSSDSEDNDGDHFGFPSGGKSGNVAPAPSSSSSSSSLRKSNPSASAAVRTSASESHIVGHWKKGGHNGHHAEAAGHQRHPRRRGVKEIYDLTPTLSAGSASGGGGGASGSSVQLDPTRMEIAGGREIVSLSRSRTRGSQRKQHRVQSMVDPAPVDSPPNNNNNSNNNNNNSTPSSSSNRSMNRYSGEVYYEESVGRYGFHVGGGNTLWGSQGLEPSFSIASHLNEKQYPSSGNAAAAGMADGTAAKSEQTCAQHHGLKRPLSWAGDDPVTDRQMAEQHPQREARELASASSPDRQGQSSDGEAKPSATLPNGPSTAIEDAAGTQMQAVHGYLTDFYPEVVAAELNSADPSSPSPLNLDNYLSEQLNQFAQQKSIRREASEAEEASQLLLSQSPPAQQQLTVATVIGGLTIAQYEGSPRRYGVRAHPAAMPVAPVNANGQDEYSDECGRAANGPIAGLPQARPLVPGFPRRITSSPNPAHPQATFSPSATRQTLVDLAAGPAATSTPVAATPEALSANHLSWHLEDVDDRSIRSSGGQDQHADAISLNAETDLGETEVGLQMGKSRNFTLSPETTDYDDSELDIYNGAELSVCPDIPALNGTQTSASCHVESFDGVAVGAETAGRRRNSSKSQNGLKGQFSSMPILEDGLSSGRSSAASGHEDISVASSASITSASDTEEDAVTDRIPLMSDRRMKQLSAQQQHALHPANNGCRNLAGASPLQSSITGLSGARSTKNSCSSSSSSTTAAAAGHQQQQQPQAMWSKKLSSALSDCDHHNHQEAGIIQGSFRARNATPPPPAPIAHRPPSSTTQQHAVQTAASTSPTVSNGVKSFAAASAVGSVGAQQNRANNHASPLRLSPGPDTPSITSGGAGGSSSSSSSSSSGSSCSSSGVGSSAGKMQNVGGQQQPKRVGPSGDLSLHELGDALDHGRMRKASSVPPPAAVAAIQSPLSRSPPIWVPRQSSDYWAKNSPTSTSPRSRCKVGGSGMHPDGSKLNVDDDDERETDQLLRDPDDQGFFDEHARPPVASDVGRAHPATRMGSPPTPSSLRSASTASSSTRSSPQQQQQVPQNHQPTMSVAAAATAALANGTSPSSSSGGGPPPPSRQSEPKDLKYRETTPSAKKKDDNSSQSKKKGRSKEVLIEGVLFRANYLGSTQIVCEGQPTKYTRMMQAEEAVSRIKDQDIGQDDGETGSHSSPASISFDEEDEDLETDAVAADESMALDLDDTQPESSADLSISSTRIHVNPGSETAVTSRSSCDFNANVSSCSGQSPRPEHLYGQDDDDEEQLDEEDDPPCVSSKVIHGCSFRLVYHGSSEIDELQPDSSAASGSWKYRTKKGMVEEAVLKLKAPEGETQPTTEVDLFISTEKIMVLNTELKEIMMDHALRTISYIADIGDLVVLMARRRMITQDGEDSSNKIAKTPKMVCHVFESEEAQFIAQSIGQAFQVAYMEFLKANGIEDQSFVREMDYQEVLNSQEIFGDELQMFAKKELQKEVIVPKARNEILGVVIVESGWGSMLPTVVIANLAPAGAAARCGQLNIGDQIIAINGISLVGLPLSTCQTYIKNAKSATVVKLTVVPCPPVVEVKIKRPDTKYQLGFSVQNGVICSLLRGGIAERGGVRVGHRIIEINGQSVVAVPHERIVGLLATSVGEINMKTMPTSMFRLLIGQETPVYI